From a region of the Streptomyces tirandamycinicus genome:
- a CDS encoding DUF397 domain-containing protein: protein MTDSLRWFKSSYSDSSGGECIEVAFDWRKSSYSSSSGGECVEVAACPHAVHVRDSKNPEGPVFTVGPGAWAAFVGQAAGA from the coding sequence ATGACCGACAGCCTGCGCTGGTTCAAGTCGAGCTACAGCGACAGCAGCGGCGGCGAGTGCATCGAAGTGGCCTTCGACTGGCGCAAGTCCTCCTACAGCAGCTCCAGCGGCGGAGAGTGCGTCGAGGTCGCCGCCTGCCCCCACGCCGTCCACGTCCGCGACTCCAAGAACCCCGAGGGCCCGGTCTTCACCGTGGGCCCCGGGGCCTGGGCGGCGTTCGTCGGCCAGGCCGCCGGGGCGTAG
- a CDS encoding helix-turn-helix domain-containing protein yields the protein MARAENKQLAGPTARLVADVARKLRVRKGWTQEQLGKEIGFTGSAVSAMETGAQPASDAMLVQLERVLGDGMDIFEQARTYVRLEKYPAQFKDYALLEQKAVGLHLYATLVVHGLFQTEEYARALIGGGYPPLPEQRVEELVEARLARRALFEREPVALIEVVLEESVLRRTIGGHEVMRGQMRHLAECARRRNVTLQVLPLEAGLGGEHAGDNGGMTLVETSEHDHLVYLEIQFESLLIKDPAKVSTYAQRYAKIRAQALGPRESLGLIEQLAGEQR from the coding sequence ATGGCGCGAGCGGAGAACAAGCAACTGGCGGGTCCGACCGCACGGCTCGTGGCGGACGTCGCCCGCAAGTTGCGGGTGCGGAAAGGCTGGACGCAGGAACAGCTCGGGAAGGAGATCGGCTTCACGGGTTCGGCGGTGAGCGCGATGGAGACGGGCGCGCAGCCGGCGAGCGACGCGATGCTGGTGCAACTGGAGCGGGTACTCGGGGACGGGATGGACATCTTCGAGCAGGCGAGGACGTACGTACGGCTGGAGAAGTACCCGGCGCAGTTCAAGGACTACGCGCTGCTGGAGCAGAAGGCGGTCGGGCTCCATCTGTATGCGACGCTCGTGGTGCACGGGCTGTTCCAGACGGAGGAGTACGCGCGGGCCCTGATCGGCGGCGGGTATCCGCCGCTGCCGGAGCAGCGGGTGGAGGAGCTGGTCGAGGCGAGGCTGGCGCGGCGGGCACTCTTCGAGCGGGAGCCGGTGGCGCTGATCGAGGTGGTGCTGGAGGAGTCGGTGTTGCGGCGGACGATCGGCGGCCACGAGGTCATGCGTGGCCAGATGCGGCACCTTGCGGAGTGCGCGCGGCGGCGTAACGTGACGTTGCAGGTGCTGCCGCTGGAGGCGGGGCTGGGCGGTGAGCACGCGGGTGACAACGGCGGGATGACCCTGGTGGAGACCTCGGAGCACGACCACCTGGTCTATCTGGAGATCCAGTTCGAGAGTCTGCTGATCAAGGACCCCGCAAAGGTGAGTACATACGCCCAGCGGTATGCGAAGATCCGGGCACAGGCCCTGGGCCCTCGTGAATCACTGGGCCTTATCGAGCAGTTGGCAGGGGAGCAGAGATGA
- a CDS encoding DUF2975 domain-containing protein produces MAEDRKLLEPFHKTVSGFVLLLVGLLLIAVAFSLVNQGVPFWTAAENCVTADWIGGSSSAVDAIFGTRPGARVSVMPEYCTEDPSAYQRLLGLLTDVPSLILLICGLLVLNRLLRSAARDGVYTEQVAARLRLLGWLLLIGSLVAEIAQAIGRAALLATLTKDVAFSPDTVVSTMTAPYLVMLTGLGLLTFARIMNVGAAMREDLEGTV; encoded by the coding sequence ATGGCTGAGGACCGCAAGCTCCTTGAACCCTTCCACAAGACGGTCTCGGGCTTTGTGCTGCTGCTTGTCGGCCTGCTTCTGATCGCCGTCGCCTTCAGTCTGGTCAACCAGGGTGTCCCGTTCTGGACCGCGGCGGAGAACTGCGTCACCGCCGACTGGATCGGGGGCAGTTCGAGCGCCGTCGACGCCATCTTCGGCACCCGCCCGGGAGCCCGTGTCTCCGTGATGCCGGAGTACTGCACCGAGGATCCCAGCGCCTACCAGCGGCTCCTCGGACTCCTCACAGACGTCCCATCGCTGATTCTCCTGATCTGCGGGCTCCTCGTACTCAACCGGCTCCTGCGATCGGCCGCGCGAGACGGCGTCTACACCGAGCAGGTCGCCGCCAGGCTGCGGCTGCTGGGGTGGCTGCTGCTGATCGGCAGTCTGGTCGCCGAGATCGCCCAGGCGATCGGCCGGGCAGCCCTGCTGGCGACACTCACCAAGGACGTCGCGTTCTCCCCCGACACCGTGGTGAGCACCATGACGGCCCCCTACCTGGTAATGCTGACCGGCCTCGGGCTGCTGACCTTCGCGCGCATCATGAACGTCGGCGCAGCCATGCGTGAGGATCTTGAAGGGACTGTCTGA
- a CDS encoding helix-turn-helix domain-containing protein has product MPAEANENRAIRVHLDRLLAERGMTLTELATAVGVTNVNLSILKNGRAKAIRFTTLTGICRALDCQPGDLLSYREADDNPIEPA; this is encoded by the coding sequence ATGCCGGCAGAGGCGAACGAGAACCGCGCCATCCGCGTGCATCTCGACCGTCTCCTCGCAGAACGAGGCATGACGCTCACAGAACTCGCGACCGCCGTCGGGGTCACCAACGTCAACCTGTCGATCCTCAAGAACGGCCGCGCAAAAGCGATCCGCTTCACCACCCTCACCGGCATCTGCCGCGCACTGGACTGCCAGCCGGGAGACCTCCTCAGCTACCGCGAAGCTGACGACAACCCCATCGAACCTGCATGA